From Methylobacterium oryzae:
GGCTCCAAGTTCCTCGAGCGCGCGGCCCAGGCCGAGGCGCCCAAGGTGCAGCCCTCGCTCATCCAGGCCGTGCTCGCGGCCATCCGCGGGAAGTCCCTCTGATGCGCATCGACCTGCTCGCCGACCTGCTCGAGGCCGCCAAGATCGGCACGCCCGGCACGTCCATCTTCGAGGACGAGATGCCGGCCGACGCCCGGGCCGGCGTGCTGCTGCGGCTGCCGATCCTCGGCGTGCCGATCGACTGGGAGATCCCGGGCTACCTGAAGGGCCAGGTGCAGGCGATCGTGCGCGCCCAGAAGGTCGCCACCGGCGACGCGCTCGCCAAGAAGGTCGCCGACGCGCTCACCTTCACGGACCGGAGCTTCACCGACGACAAGGGCGTCGAGGTCATGTTCGTGAACTACCTGCGCCCGCGCACGCTGCCGATCATCTACCCTCGCTCCGACGGAAACGGGAAGGAGTGGTCCATCAACCTGGACGCCTGCTACGTGCTGCGATAGAATATAAGTCACCACTGACTCATCTTCGCGAGAGACGATCCGCGAAGGCAGACGACGGCTCGGCGAAGGAGAATTGAGATGGCGTCCGATACCAAGAACGTGAAGATGGGCGTGTGCGCCGTCTTCTTCGGAGACGAGGACCTCGGCTACACCAAGGG
This genomic window contains:
- a CDS encoding minor capsid protein, with amino-acid sequence MRIDLLADLLEAAKIGTPGTSIFEDEMPADARAGVLLRLPILGVPIDWEIPGYLKGQVQAIVRAQKVATGDALAKKVADALTFTDRSFTDDKGVEVMFVNYLRPRTLPIIYPRSDGNGKEWSINLDACYVLR